From Humibacter ginsenosidimutans, a single genomic window includes:
- a CDS encoding ABC transporter ATP-binding protein, whose translation MIEIEGLSKRYGPKLAVDDVSFTVRPGIVTGFLGPNGAGKSTTMRMIMGLDKPTKGTALIAGKPYARHPAPLHEVGALLEAKAVHTGRTAFNHLLALAATHGIPKSRVREVIAMTGLESVANKRVGGFSLGMGQRLGIAAALLGDPHTLILDEPVNGLDPEGVRWVREFCRYLASEGRTVFISSHLMSEMSQTADHLIVLGRGHVLADAPISQVIAGATRRAVRVRTPNAQGLTSALAGPDITVTSFDDGALEVVGVDAARIGDTAAAAGIALHELTPIDASLEEAYLELTQDEVEYHSEVTR comes from the coding sequence ATGATCGAAATCGAAGGCCTCAGCAAGAGGTACGGCCCCAAGCTGGCCGTCGACGACGTGAGCTTCACGGTGCGCCCAGGCATCGTCACAGGCTTCCTCGGCCCCAACGGCGCCGGCAAGTCCACCACCATGCGCATGATCATGGGGCTGGACAAGCCGACGAAAGGCACCGCACTGATCGCGGGCAAGCCGTATGCGAGGCATCCGGCACCGCTCCACGAAGTCGGCGCCCTTCTGGAGGCCAAGGCCGTGCACACCGGCCGCACGGCGTTCAACCACCTGCTCGCGCTCGCGGCGACGCACGGCATCCCGAAGAGCCGGGTGCGCGAGGTGATCGCGATGACCGGACTGGAGTCCGTGGCGAACAAGCGCGTCGGCGGGTTCTCGCTCGGCATGGGACAGCGCCTCGGCATCGCCGCCGCGCTGCTCGGCGACCCGCACACGCTCATCCTCGACGAGCCGGTGAACGGTCTCGACCCCGAGGGTGTCCGCTGGGTGCGCGAGTTCTGCCGCTACCTCGCCTCCGAGGGCCGCACGGTGTTCATCTCCTCGCACCTGATGAGCGAGATGTCGCAGACCGCCGACCACCTCATCGTGCTCGGCCGGGGTCACGTTCTCGCGGATGCTCCCATCTCGCAGGTCATCGCCGGAGCCACTCGGCGTGCGGTGCGCGTGCGCACTCCGAACGCCCAAGGCCTCACCTCCGCACTCGCCGGTCCCGACATCACGGTGACGTCGTTCGACGACGGTGCGCTGGAGGTCGTCGGTGTCGACGCGGCCAGGATCGGCGACACCGCCGCGGCCGCGGGCATCGCACTGCACGAGCTGACACCCATTGACGCCTCCCTCGAAGAGGCCTACCTCGAGCTGACGCAGGACGAGGTCGAATATCACTCGGAGGTGACCCGATGA
- a CDS encoding ABC transporter permease subunit, with translation MTTATDTLDHRTPGASPLDGIRLSFAGLFRSEWIKLRSLRSTVWCLGIVIVLAIGLAAAGAGIFHLEDVSQIPADQANSYLVSASTIGVVFTQLAVAVLGVLVISGEYATGMIRSTYTADPRRLGAYFAKLIVLTVVVFVVGVISIGVSALVAMGIFHARGLDTDLMSSSVLLPMLGGAAYLTLIAMLAFAFGSVIRNSAGGIATILGALLVLPIVGNLIFSLTQAKWIANVTQFLPSQSGAQLYAYVAPGTKQVTMHDGLLSLNAWQGGLVVLGWVVVVAVIGAILTKKRDV, from the coding sequence ATGACCACGGCGACCGACACTCTCGACCACCGGACGCCGGGCGCGAGCCCGCTCGACGGCATCCGCCTCAGCTTCGCCGGTCTGTTCCGCTCCGAGTGGATCAAGCTGCGCAGCCTGCGCTCGACGGTCTGGTGCCTCGGCATCGTCATCGTGCTCGCGATCGGGCTCGCTGCCGCCGGTGCCGGGATCTTCCACCTCGAGGACGTCTCGCAGATCCCGGCGGATCAGGCGAACTCCTACCTGGTCTCCGCCTCGACGATCGGCGTCGTGTTCACCCAGCTCGCGGTCGCCGTTCTCGGTGTGCTCGTGATCAGCGGCGAGTACGCCACCGGGATGATCCGCTCGACATACACCGCCGATCCCCGACGCCTCGGCGCCTATTTCGCGAAGCTCATCGTGCTGACCGTGGTGGTCTTCGTCGTCGGCGTGATCTCGATCGGCGTCTCCGCGCTCGTCGCCATGGGCATCTTCCACGCCCGCGGCCTCGACACCGACCTGATGTCGTCGAGCGTGCTGCTGCCGATGCTGGGCGGCGCGGCGTACCTCACCCTGATCGCGATGCTCGCCTTCGCCTTCGGATCGGTGATCCGCAACTCCGCGGGCGGCATCGCCACCATTCTCGGTGCACTCCTCGTGCTGCCGATCGTCGGCAACCTGATCTTCAGCCTCACGCAGGCGAAGTGGATCGCGAACGTGACCCAGTTCCTGCCGTCGCAGTCGGGCGCCCAGCTTTACGCCTATGTGGCGCCCGGCACCAAACAGGTCACCATGCACGACGGTCTGCTCTCGCTGAATGCGTGGCAGGGCGGGCTGGTCGTGCTCGGTTGGGTCGTCGTCGTGGCCGTCATCGGCGCCATCCTCACCAAGAAGCGAGACGTCTGA
- a CDS encoding mechanosensitive ion channel domain-containing protein has translation MIFTSLLPTANAADPSFWHTILEGLIAIGWKLVWCAVIIVVSFFVAWLLRLIIRRIVRQIVSGVKNKQNVADTQALTASPIAAVRVVQRTRTLGTVLSNIVNVVIAIIAIILCVNAINKDILGSFALLTAALGAGLGFGAQNIVKDVLNGLFMVMEDQLGVGDVVDLGPATGVVEVVGIRVTQIRDVNGTLWFVRNGEILRVGNMSQGWARVITDLAVPYDSDVDAIEERMLKVATELATTPRWRSRIVEKPEIWGIESVSSDAIVLRVVLKTRTTAKDDVARELRKRLKASLDEMGVTLPSLSSVVLTGFDGAASITGAHPPRTRPNPVVTTQDPKAKRKRAKRTTTSTEPAAPSTARHPQAITKPLPNTGTTPGAAPRNPSPGEHGLQSDHHEGQQ, from the coding sequence ATGATCTTCACCTCGCTGCTTCCCACCGCGAACGCCGCAGACCCGAGCTTCTGGCACACGATCCTCGAAGGGCTCATCGCCATCGGCTGGAAGCTCGTCTGGTGTGCCGTGATCATCGTCGTCTCGTTCTTCGTGGCGTGGCTGTTGCGCCTGATCATCCGCCGCATCGTGCGCCAGATCGTCAGCGGCGTGAAGAACAAGCAGAACGTCGCGGACACCCAGGCGCTCACCGCCTCGCCCATCGCCGCGGTGCGCGTCGTTCAACGCACCCGCACGCTCGGCACCGTGCTCAGCAACATCGTGAACGTGGTCATCGCGATCATCGCGATCATCCTGTGCGTCAACGCGATCAACAAGGACATCCTCGGCTCGTTCGCCCTGCTCACCGCTGCTCTTGGCGCCGGCCTCGGTTTCGGCGCGCAGAACATCGTGAAGGACGTGCTGAACGGCCTCTTCATGGTGATGGAGGACCAGCTCGGCGTCGGCGACGTCGTCGACCTGGGACCCGCAACCGGTGTCGTCGAGGTGGTGGGCATTCGCGTCACCCAGATCCGCGACGTCAACGGCACGCTGTGGTTCGTGCGCAACGGCGAGATCCTGCGCGTCGGCAACATGTCGCAGGGCTGGGCGCGCGTCATCACCGACCTGGCGGTGCCGTACGACAGCGACGTCGATGCCATCGAAGAACGCATGCTGAAGGTCGCGACCGAGCTCGCGACCACGCCGCGTTGGCGCTCCCGCATCGTCGAGAAGCCGGAGATCTGGGGCATCGAGTCCGTCTCCAGCGATGCGATCGTGCTGCGCGTCGTGCTCAAGACCCGCACGACGGCGAAGGACGATGTCGCACGCGAACTGCGCAAGCGACTCAAGGCGTCTCTCGATGAGATGGGGGTCACTCTGCCGTCGCTCTCCAGCGTGGTGCTCACGGGCTTCGACGGAGCGGCCAGCATCACCGGAGCCCACCCGCCGCGCACGCGCCCGAACCCGGTCGTGACGACGCAGGATCCGAAGGCGAAGCGCAAGCGCGCGAAACGGACCACGACAAGCACCGAGCCCGCTGCGCCGTCGACCGCGAGGCATCCTCAGGCCATCACCAAGCCCCTGCCGAACACCGGCACCACGCCAGGTGCGGCGCCGCGCAACCCGTCGCCCGGCGAGCATGGCCTGCAGAGCGACCATCACGAAGGACAACAGTGA
- a CDS encoding globin gives MRTSRGAEAATGTFYEQVGGHETFQRLVDGFYRGIADDPVLRPMYPEADLGPASDRLRMFLEQYWGGPSTYGELRGHPRLRMRHVAFKVNPEARDRWLAHMRASLDELALPPLQDATLWDYLERAAHSLVNTFED, from the coding sequence CTGCGCACCTCGCGCGGTGCAGAAGCCGCGACGGGCACGTTCTACGAGCAGGTCGGCGGTCACGAGACCTTCCAGCGACTCGTCGACGGCTTCTACCGCGGCATCGCCGACGATCCGGTGCTGCGTCCGATGTATCCGGAGGCAGACCTGGGACCCGCGAGCGACAGACTCCGCATGTTCCTCGAGCAATACTGGGGCGGGCCATCGACCTACGGCGAGTTGCGCGGGCACCCGCGGCTGCGCATGCGTCACGTCGCGTTCAAGGTGAACCCGGAAGCGCGCGATCGTTGGCTCGCCCACATGCGCGCTTCGCTGGACGAGCTCGCGCTGCCGCCGCTGCAGGATGCCACGCTCTGGGACTACCTGGAACGTGCCGCGCATTCTCTGGTGAACACCTTCGAGGACTGA
- a CDS encoding FAD-binding dehydrogenase, with the protein MPVNAQSASGESIEFDAIIVGAGLAGLVTAGELLDAGKRVLVVEQEPPQSLGGQAFWSFGGLFLIDSPEQRRMGVHDSLELARQDWFGTAAFDREEDLWPRRWAEAYLEFAAGEKRSWLRSKGVKLFPVVGWAERGSGTAGGHGNSVPRFHITWGTGPGLLQPFIARVRQGHADGRATLAHRHRVDELLIDDGRVVGVRGSILREDDMERGVASNRDVVGEFEFRAPAVVVTSGGIGGNHELVRRNWPERLGTPPAHMLAGVPAHVDGRMIGISEQAGARVINGDRMWHYTEGIQNWSPVWQNHGIRILPGPSSLWFDAEGNRLPAPLFPGFDTLGTLEHLQQTGHDHSWFVLTQKILEKEFTLSGSEQNPDLTDKNIGLLLQRVRPGAPAPVEAFKQHGADFVVAATLPELFSGMRAISDVPFDDKAIERTVLEHDRELDNGFSKDAQLTAITSARRYRGDKLIRVASPHKFLDPKAGPLIAVKLHILTRKTLGGLETDLQGRAQNAEGTSVRGLYAAGEVSGFGGGGVHGYRSLEGTFLGGCLFSGRQAARGVLADLR; encoded by the coding sequence TTGCCCGTCAACGCTCAGTCCGCTTCAGGAGAGTCGATCGAGTTCGACGCCATCATCGTGGGAGCCGGCCTGGCGGGACTCGTGACGGCCGGCGAACTGCTCGATGCGGGCAAGCGCGTGCTGGTGGTGGAACAGGAGCCGCCGCAGTCGCTCGGCGGGCAGGCGTTCTGGTCGTTCGGCGGACTCTTCCTCATCGACTCCCCCGAGCAACGCCGCATGGGTGTTCACGACTCGCTCGAGCTCGCCAGGCAGGACTGGTTCGGAACCGCGGCCTTCGACCGTGAGGAAGACCTCTGGCCGCGCCGATGGGCGGAGGCGTACCTCGAGTTCGCGGCCGGTGAGAAGCGTTCCTGGCTGCGCTCGAAGGGTGTGAAGCTCTTCCCGGTGGTCGGCTGGGCCGAGCGCGGCAGCGGCACGGCGGGAGGGCACGGCAACTCCGTTCCGCGCTTCCACATCACGTGGGGCACGGGGCCGGGCCTCCTGCAACCGTTCATCGCACGGGTGCGGCAGGGCCACGCGGACGGCCGCGCGACGCTGGCGCACCGGCACAGGGTCGACGAACTCCTCATCGACGACGGACGGGTGGTCGGGGTTCGGGGCAGCATCCTCAGAGAAGACGACATGGAACGCGGAGTCGCCAGCAACCGCGACGTCGTGGGCGAATTCGAGTTCCGCGCGCCCGCTGTGGTCGTCACCTCGGGCGGCATCGGCGGCAATCACGAGCTCGTGCGTCGCAACTGGCCCGAGCGCCTCGGCACTCCGCCCGCGCACATGCTCGCCGGCGTTCCCGCCCACGTCGACGGACGCATGATCGGCATCAGCGAGCAGGCAGGGGCGCGCGTCATCAACGGCGACCGCATGTGGCACTACACCGAGGGCATCCAGAACTGGAGCCCGGTGTGGCAGAACCACGGCATCCGGATCCTCCCCGGGCCTTCCTCCCTGTGGTTCGACGCGGAGGGCAATCGGCTGCCCGCACCGCTGTTCCCCGGCTTCGACACGCTCGGCACACTCGAGCATCTGCAGCAGACCGGGCACGATCACTCGTGGTTCGTGCTCACGCAGAAGATCCTCGAGAAGGAGTTCACCCTCTCGGGAAGCGAGCAGAACCCCGACCTCACCGACAAGAACATCGGCCTGCTCCTGCAGCGGGTGCGGCCGGGTGCGCCGGCCCCCGTCGAGGCCTTCAAGCAGCACGGGGCCGACTTCGTCGTCGCCGCGACGTTGCCCGAGCTCTTCTCGGGCATGCGTGCGATCTCCGACGTGCCCTTCGACGACAAGGCGATCGAACGCACCGTGCTGGAGCACGATCGCGAGCTCGACAACGGGTTCTCGAAGGATGCCCAGCTCACCGCGATCACCTCGGCACGGAGATACCGGGGCGACAAGCTCATCCGCGTGGCGTCGCCGCACAAGTTCCTCGACCCGAAGGCGGGACCGCTCATCGCCGTGAAGCTGCACATCCTCACCCGCAAGACGCTGGGCGGACTGGAGACCGATCTGCAAGGGCGTGCCCAGAACGCCGAGGGGACCTCTGTGCGGGGACTGTACGCGGCTGGCGAGGTCAGCGGGTTCGGCGGCGGCGGAGTGCACGGCTACCGATCGCTCGAAGGAACGTTCCTGGGCGGATGCCTATTCTCCGGCAGGCAGGCCGCCCGCGGCGTGCTCGCAGATCTCCGCTGA
- a CDS encoding acyl-CoA thioesterase produces the protein MTTPLDGLLTALDLSDTGARTDEDIFTGPSQWMPHGRVFGGQVFAQSLVAAMRTTPEGRAVHSMHGYFLRPGDVNQQITFSVDRIHDGRSFSTRRTQAYQNGLPILSMIASFQDPGDGLDHQVEMPADVPAPEELRSDTELLAGFEHPVGKYWREERPFDLRHIPSPIYFTVEGEHVAHQAVWFKTFGRLPDDPDLHRAALAYASDYSILEPVMRRHGVAWGTPGLKIASLDHAMWFHRFSRVDEWLLFVQESPSATGGRGLSLARIYTREGILVANVAQEGMVRLSGGAAS, from the coding sequence ATGACCACTCCCCTTGACGGCCTGCTCACCGCCCTCGACCTCAGCGACACCGGTGCACGCACCGATGAAGACATCTTCACGGGTCCGAGCCAGTGGATGCCGCACGGTCGCGTCTTCGGCGGCCAGGTGTTCGCGCAGTCGCTCGTCGCGGCGATGCGCACAACGCCAGAGGGGCGTGCCGTGCACTCCATGCACGGATACTTCTTGCGGCCAGGCGACGTGAACCAGCAGATCACGTTCTCGGTCGACCGCATCCACGACGGCCGCTCCTTCTCGACGCGGCGCACGCAGGCCTACCAGAACGGACTGCCGATCCTGTCGATGATCGCCTCGTTCCAAGACCCCGGCGACGGCCTCGATCATCAGGTGGAGATGCCGGCCGATGTTCCCGCCCCGGAAGAGCTCAGAAGCGACACCGAGCTGCTCGCCGGGTTCGAGCATCCCGTCGGCAAGTACTGGCGCGAGGAACGTCCCTTCGATCTGCGGCACATTCCCTCGCCGATCTACTTCACCGTGGAAGGCGAGCACGTGGCGCACCAGGCCGTGTGGTTCAAGACCTTCGGCCGCCTGCCCGACGATCCCGACCTGCACCGAGCTGCGCTCGCCTACGCCAGCGACTACTCGATTCTCGAGCCCGTCATGCGCAGGCACGGGGTGGCATGGGGCACACCGGGCCTCAAAATCGCCAGCCTCGACCACGCCATGTGGTTCCACAGGTTCAGCCGAGTCGACGAATGGCTCCTCTTCGTGCAGGAGTCGCCGAGCGCCACGGGTGGCCGCGGCCTCTCTCTCGCTCGCATCTACACCCGTGAGGGGATACTCGTGGCCAATGTGGCGCAGGAAGGCATGGTGCGGCTCTCGGGCGGCGCCGCATCCTGA
- a CDS encoding ubiquinol-cytochrome c reductase iron-sulfur subunit, with protein MSSENRSTQITRRTALVAATGAAGVVSLAACSPTTAQSGSTGIGATVTLKLSEIPVGGAVSRTVADQPILVAQPKAGAVVAFSAICTHQGCVVQPTNGEFDCPCHGSRFNESTGDVIQGPARLPLKKLSARVKGDSVTVSV; from the coding sequence GTGTCCAGCGAGAACCGCAGCACGCAGATCACCCGACGCACCGCGCTGGTCGCGGCGACCGGAGCCGCCGGCGTTGTCTCTCTCGCCGCCTGTTCACCCACGACGGCTCAGTCGGGCTCGACGGGCATCGGTGCCACCGTGACGCTGAAGCTGTCGGAGATTCCCGTCGGAGGCGCCGTCTCGCGCACCGTCGCGGACCAGCCGATCCTCGTCGCCCAGCCGAAGGCCGGCGCCGTCGTCGCGTTCTCCGCCATCTGCACCCATCAGGGATGCGTCGTGCAGCCGACGAACGGCGAGTTCGACTGCCCCTGCCACGGCTCCCGGTTCAACGAGTCGACCGGCGACGTCATCCAAGGCCCGGCACGGCTGCCGCTGAAGAAGCTCTCCGCCCGAGTGAAAGGCGATTCCGTCACGGTCTCGGTGTGA
- a CDS encoding acyl-CoA thioesterase, translating to MRLNVPIRLRWADLDAYGHVNNAEMLRLLEEARILALWTADDAPDTGEAAGTSTAVLDGRPGADTLSLIARQEIEYLAPIPYLRQPLDIQIWVGRLGGASLELCYEVWSPVAAEPATLYARAATTIVLVDAATGRPRRINERERAAWTPYSEPAIEFHRR from the coding sequence ATGCGCCTGAATGTGCCGATCAGGCTGCGCTGGGCCGACCTGGATGCGTACGGTCACGTCAACAACGCCGAGATGCTGCGCCTGCTCGAAGAGGCGCGCATCCTCGCGTTGTGGACCGCCGACGACGCCCCCGACACGGGGGAGGCGGCCGGCACGTCGACGGCGGTGCTGGACGGGCGTCCGGGAGCGGACACGCTGAGCCTCATCGCCAGGCAGGAGATCGAGTACCTGGCGCCGATCCCGTATCTGCGCCAGCCATTGGACATCCAGATCTGGGTGGGCCGGCTCGGCGGTGCGAGCCTCGAGCTCTGCTATGAGGTCTGGTCACCTGTGGCGGCGGAGCCGGCGACGCTGTACGCGAGGGCCGCGACCACGATCGTGCTCGTCGATGCCGCGACCGGTCGACCCCGTCGCATCAACGAGCGCGAGCGTGCGGCCTGGACGCCGTACAGCGAGCCGGCGATCGAGTTCCACCGACGTTAG
- the ettA gene encoding energy-dependent translational throttle protein EttA yields the protein MAEYIYSMVRARKAVGDKLILDDVTMAFLPGAKIGVVGPNGAGKSTILKIMAGLDQPSNGEAKLTPGFSVGILMQEPELDESKTVLENVQQGVGEIKAKVDRFNEISAAMADPDADFDALLAEMGTLQEQIDAADAWDLDSQLEQAMDALRCPPSDTSVSVLSGGEKRRVALCKLLLQKPDLLLLDEPTNHLDAESVLWLEQHLKQYHGAVLAVTHDRYFLDHVAEWIAEVDRGHLYPYEGNYSTYLEKKRERLQVQGKKDAKLSKRLSEELEWVRSNAKGRQAKSKARLARYEEMAAEAERTRKLDFEEIQIPPGPRLGQVVIDAKNLQKGFGDRKLIDGLSFTLPRNGIVGVIGPNGVGKTTLFKTIVGLEPLDGGELKVGETVEISYVDQSRGGIDPNKTLWEVVSDGLDYIQVGKTEVPSRAYVSTFGFKGPDQQKKAGVLSGGERNRLNLALTLKQGGNLLLLDEPTNDLDVETLSSLENALLEFPGCAVVITHDRWFLDRIATHILAYEGTDEDPANWYWFEGNFEAYEQNKIERLGPDAAKPHRSAYRKLTRD from the coding sequence ATGGCCGAATATATCTACTCGATGGTCCGCGCCCGAAAGGCGGTGGGCGACAAGCTCATCCTCGACGACGTCACCATGGCGTTCCTGCCGGGAGCGAAGATCGGTGTGGTCGGCCCGAACGGTGCCGGTAAGTCCACCATCCTCAAGATCATGGCAGGGCTCGATCAGCCGTCGAACGGCGAGGCGAAGCTCACGCCCGGCTTCAGCGTCGGCATCCTCATGCAGGAGCCCGAGCTCGACGAGTCGAAGACCGTGCTCGAGAACGTTCAGCAGGGTGTCGGCGAGATCAAGGCGAAGGTCGATCGGTTCAACGAGATCTCCGCTGCCATGGCCGACCCCGACGCCGACTTCGATGCGCTGCTTGCCGAGATGGGCACCCTGCAGGAGCAGATCGACGCCGCGGATGCCTGGGACCTCGACTCGCAGCTCGAGCAGGCCATGGATGCCCTGCGCTGCCCACCGTCGGACACTTCGGTCTCTGTCTTGTCAGGAGGAGAGAAGCGTCGCGTGGCGCTGTGCAAGCTGCTGTTGCAGAAGCCCGATCTGCTGCTGCTCGACGAGCCGACCAACCACCTCGACGCTGAGAGCGTGCTCTGGCTCGAGCAGCACCTGAAGCAGTACCACGGCGCCGTGCTCGCCGTCACCCACGACCGGTACTTCCTCGATCACGTGGCCGAGTGGATCGCCGAGGTCGACCGTGGTCACCTCTACCCGTACGAGGGCAACTACTCGACCTATCTCGAGAAGAAGCGCGAGCGCCTGCAGGTGCAGGGCAAGAAGGACGCGAAACTCTCCAAGCGGCTCTCCGAGGAGCTTGAGTGGGTGCGCAGCAACGCCAAGGGTCGCCAGGCGAAGTCGAAGGCACGCCTTGCGCGCTATGAGGAGATGGCCGCCGAGGCGGAGCGCACACGCAAGCTCGACTTCGAGGAGATCCAGATTCCGCCGGGGCCGCGCCTCGGCCAGGTCGTCATCGACGCGAAGAACCTGCAGAAGGGCTTCGGCGACCGCAAGCTCATCGACGGCCTGAGCTTCACGCTGCCCCGCAACGGCATCGTCGGCGTGATCGGCCCGAACGGCGTCGGAAAGACCACGCTCTTCAAGACCATCGTCGGCCTCGAGCCGCTCGACGGGGGAGAGCTGAAGGTCGGCGAGACCGTCGAGATCTCTTACGTCGACCAGAGCCGTGGCGGCATCGACCCCAACAAGACCCTGTGGGAGGTCGTCTCCGACGGACTCGACTACATCCAGGTCGGCAAGACCGAGGTACCCAGCCGCGCCTATGTCTCCACTTTCGGGTTCAAGGGGCCGGACCAGCAGAAGAAGGCCGGCGTGCTCTCGGGTGGTGAGCGCAACCGCCTCAACCTCGCGCTCACGCTGAAGCAGGGCGGCAACCTGCTGCTGCTCGACGAGCCGACCAACGACCTCGACGTCGAGACGCTCTCCAGCCTCGAGAACGCGCTGCTCGAATTCCCGGGCTGCGCGGTCGTGATCACGCACGACAGGTGGTTCCTCGACCGCATCGCCACGCACATCCTCGCCTATGAGGGAACCGACGAAGACCCCGCGAACTGGTACTGGTTCGAGGGCAACTTCGAGGCGTACGAGCAGAACAAGATCGAGCGCCTCGGGCCGGACGCCGCCAAGCCCCACCGCTCGGCGTACCGCAAGCTCACCAGGGACTGA
- a CDS encoding DUF6993 domain-containing protein, with protein sequence MAGGRVRSVPRGLAGATSVAVAAAALIMLTGCTGSDEQPTPTTSPTSSQTTSSAVPTAAPTLAPKGSAQENKAFFDYVNQRTINTAKNPTAEQFVAGLAAAGFDKADMQMTADRTTVNLTPGSVQFSVLINHGCLIGQFGQDIGGYHSMVASVLSTGKCLIGDTVPVH encoded by the coding sequence GTGGCGGGAGGCAGGGTCCGGAGTGTTCCGCGCGGCCTCGCGGGCGCGACATCCGTCGCGGTCGCTGCAGCGGCGCTGATCATGCTCACCGGGTGCACGGGATCCGACGAACAGCCGACGCCGACCACCTCTCCGACCTCGTCGCAGACCACCTCGAGCGCGGTGCCGACTGCGGCACCGACGCTCGCTCCGAAGGGCAGCGCACAAGAGAACAAGGCGTTCTTCGACTACGTCAACCAGCGAACGATCAACACGGCCAAGAACCCCACCGCCGAGCAGTTCGTCGCAGGACTCGCGGCGGCGGGGTTCGACAAGGCCGACATGCAGATGACGGCTGACCGCACCACGGTGAATCTCACACCCGGGTCGGTGCAGTTCTCCGTGCTGATCAATCACGGATGCCTCATCGGCCAGTTCGGCCAGGACATCGGCGGTTATCACAGCATGGTCGCCTCGGTGCTCAGCACGGGCAAGTGCCTGATCGGCGACACCGTCCCTGTGCACTGA
- a CDS encoding single-stranded DNA-binding protein, whose amino-acid sequence MPDTIFAAGIVGTPPELDIVGNGFARLTFRLASIQRKYNRTTSAWENGETNWYTVVAFRRLAEHARDSISKSDRVVVAGRLKVANWEKEGKHGTAVEIVADAIGHDLTFGTSQFRKDVAPSAAASAPSADGNAAADHGQLDEEDQSSTPSVDGDGWALPGGPDGSSGGAMADGGTAAEPDANAHERNERPTGSIGEEQLSGFAEPVETPF is encoded by the coding sequence ATGCCCGACACCATCTTCGCCGCGGGAATCGTCGGCACACCGCCAGAGCTCGACATCGTCGGCAACGGCTTCGCCAGGCTGACGTTCCGCCTCGCGTCGATCCAGCGCAAGTACAACCGCACGACGAGCGCATGGGAGAACGGTGAGACGAACTGGTACACGGTCGTCGCGTTCCGTCGCCTCGCCGAGCACGCCAGGGACTCGATCTCCAAGTCCGACCGTGTCGTGGTCGCCGGCCGTCTGAAAGTGGCCAACTGGGAGAAGGAGGGCAAGCACGGCACAGCTGTCGAGATCGTCGCGGATGCCATCGGCCACGACCTCACCTTCGGAACCTCGCAGTTCCGCAAAGACGTGGCGCCCTCTGCCGCGGCATCGGCTCCATCGGCCGACGGCAACGCAGCGGCCGACCACGGCCAGCTCGACGAGGAGGATCAGTCTTCCACGCCGTCCGTCGACGGCGATGGCTGGGCCCTTCCCGGTGGCCCGGACGGCTCGTCCGGCGGCGCCATGGCCGACGGCGGCACTGCGGCGGAGCCGGACGCGAACGCGCACGAACGGAACGAGCGGCCTACGGGGTCGATCGGTGAGGAACAGCTTTCCGGTTTCGCGGAGCCGGTCGAGACGCCCTTCTGA